One genomic window of Actinomycetota bacterium includes the following:
- a CDS encoding RIO1 family regulatory kinase/ATPase — protein MTIKDELARDLEQQPEAEIWREDEQFGADDDPIRKRQPQRDDDWLVEAGLDTEDVHLEGVEGAEEEPSWVIRNHYTEEELGTIKSGKEADVVLVRRASGPRSCLLAVKRYRPRAQRAFRREEDYRAGQGTGDERVDRALGKRTRFGRQVLEYAWAYREFPLMRTAWRTGARVPYPVEALSEGLAMQYIGNEEAAAPRLAEIRLSGEEAQRAFESVILDIRKLLDAYLVHGDLSAYNVLYWDGRPWLIDFPQAVDIARSQRGIEFLRRDIHNVCKHFARWGVDADEGALFDDVMRDSPFAWLG, from the coding sequence TTGACGATCAAAGACGAGCTCGCGCGCGACCTCGAGCAGCAACCGGAGGCCGAGATCTGGCGTGAGGACGAGCAGTTCGGGGCCGACGACGACCCCATCCGAAAGCGGCAGCCGCAGCGCGACGATGACTGGCTGGTCGAGGCCGGACTGGATACGGAAGATGTCCACCTGGAAGGCGTCGAAGGCGCTGAGGAAGAGCCTTCATGGGTGATACGCAACCACTACACGGAGGAGGAGCTGGGCACGATCAAGTCGGGCAAAGAGGCCGACGTCGTGCTCGTCAGGCGAGCCTCGGGCCCACGCTCGTGTCTGCTCGCCGTTAAGAGGTACAGGCCGCGGGCCCAGCGAGCCTTTCGCCGCGAGGAGGACTACCGGGCAGGGCAGGGCACCGGAGACGAGCGCGTGGACCGGGCCCTGGGAAAGCGCACCCGGTTCGGACGCCAGGTCCTTGAGTACGCATGGGCGTACCGGGAGTTCCCGCTCATGCGAACGGCATGGCGGACGGGTGCGCGGGTGCCCTATCCGGTGGAGGCCCTGAGCGAGGGCCTGGCCATGCAGTACATCGGTAACGAGGAAGCCGCCGCCCCCCGCCTCGCCGAAATTCGGCTCTCGGGCGAGGAGGCCCAGCGAGCCTTCGAATCGGTGATCCTGGACATCCGCAAGCTTCTCGACGCGTATCTGGTCCACGGGGACCTGTCCGCCTACAACGTCTTGTATTGGGACGGACGGCCCTGGTTGATCGACTTCCCTCAGGCTGTGGACATCGCCCGCAGCCAGCGTGGCATCGAGTTCCTGCGCCGGGACATCCACAACGTGTGCAAGCACTTCGCTCGGTGGGGGGTCGACGCCGACGAGGGCGCCCTTTTCGACGATGTCATGCGCGACTCGCCGTTCGCCTGGCTGGGGTGA